The Arachis ipaensis cultivar K30076 chromosome B10, Araip1.1, whole genome shotgun sequence DNA window ttctttggtcaattCGGAGTTACTCTTCCCTTTACTCCATTTGAAatcgacctgttatggtcttgtaatgttgccccttctcaacttcaccccaactcctggggttttattaaaatcttCCAATTATTGTGTAatagttttggtattcctgcttcccaatctctctttttctacttgtttgtcttgactaagcctggtgtggtgaaaaagaagtcagcttgggtctccttccgttctacccaaggaaagaaagttttttccatgtttgacgaatcatttcgggattttaaaaactattttttcaaggtccgagctgttaaaGGATCTCGGccctttttcttggatgaaaatgatgagcccgcctttcccctagagtggcagaaggatgttAGGGTATCTAGGTACTCTTGGgacatgttggatgaggctgagcgagcctttgtgactgttttagaggagcattggggtcagcctccccatcttgacacaaagaagtttctaaccaatccttctcttcttcaaactgagctgggtatcttgtgtttccttTGCTGTTTGCCTTATGATGCTTCTAGCTGTTTTTTTGACTTGTTTGGTTTGTGGCTTGACTTCTATTTAATTtacagaggcaatgaagaacaatgagtctatgaaagcttttaaaagggcacagaaggcgactgctgccaggAATGTTGCCGCCCGGGCTGCTGGGGAGGGGTCTTCCCAGCCCCGCGAGAAGCCGGCCGTGCCGAGCTCTCCTGGGGTGAAGAAGACGATCCCGATACCTCGGGTTCGTTTGGTggatcctccttcttcttctgtgGCTCCATCCGCCGCTCCTCCGAGTAAAAAGCAAAAGACTTCTGAGCCTTTCGACCTTAATGCTCCTGATTTCAACGCCATTGAGTTTATAGATCAACAAATTGGGCCATACGGTACCattcccatggatgatgtgtccattctcCATCATTTGGAATTTATGGCTCAGAATCATGTGAGGATGGCCTTTATGTCGGCTGCACTTCATCGCACTGtccagaatcttcctctccatgctaccaaggcgtttatggaggaggcgaaacgagagtttgaccggatgaagggtttgaaggaggagctcgaggtgaaggtggtCAAATTGGAGAAGGACCTCgaaaatgagaaggcgagttctgaGGCGCTggctgcttccttgaggttggctgaggatgcGGCCATGATGCACAAGGACAGCTATGTGACTTCCTATAGGGAGGGGAGGCGCCTGAGGGAAGAGCTTGACAATGCCCGGGaggattatgctgagctccaaggtcaccttgttggcagcgtaactgctgcttacgagaacttgaaagaACAAGTCTGAATTATTGCTCCTGAGGCCGATCTTACCTTTTTTAGCTTGGATAATGTTGTcagagatggcaagattgtccctgacgatgAGGGTGATGTTGATGAAGTTGTTCCTCCCCTTGTGTCTTCCACCAAAGCGCCGACTTCTTCCGTTCCTCCTGTAGTGCCTGACCTGGATTGCCAGGtcctgaatcgggaggatgggaCTGTTGATGCGGTGCCGATTCAAGCTCGCCCTCCTTTTCCTAGTCCTGATGTCACCAAGAAAGCTCATGATGCTGCCGAGAAAACTTCTGATGTTTGTTgattgtagttggcccggcttgtgggcgttTTTTGGAACTTTATTAAGATGTTAGctttttagtttcttttctaacaactttttattttaaaaaacagaCAAGTAGCTTGCTACCCTTTGGGTAGTCAGTGTTGGTGGCCCTTCAAGGCCTTTATAACTTTATATAAAATCTGCTGATGTTGAACTCTCTCAATTCGAACTTCTTGAGTTTTCGACTCTTTGTAGCTGTAGGGGTCTAATTTGGTTTTCTTGCTTTGTATGTGTTCTTTAGTACTTTGTAACCGACttctttgcgttggtcccctGATAGACTCCTCTTTGtcatcctctttcttggacctttgtgaggtctctttcagggattacttggATTTTTGTAGTGGATCGACTTCGTTGTTGtttctgtaatcctctttcttggacctttgtcgggtctctttcagggattacttttataacttgtcatttgtaggaggtcgacttcgttaggtcgacctCTTCCTaggttatttctgtaatcctcttttttggacctttgtcgggtctctttcagggattacttttataacctttttatcTTGGGATGACTTTGCTAGGTCGAGCCCttttaagttaaagtaatcctctttaatagggttggccagacctctttctagggtttacttgtaacttgggttgacttggtccgacttctaaacgccggccagtctttaagttattttattagctatctgtaagacctcgtcaggttcttttttagattgctttctataacttcttacattattctgtgttcatctttgccgatttgtagaaagtggttggcatCTCTAGTTcttcctttgggtgaatcgcgttttcacctttatcggacgactcatctttatcgtggtcgtgccgtgaaattgtttttcactttctgccgacctgtagctttataatcggacgatgaatacttcagattaatgcatcttgaaatctttgtagaatacctagataaattttattcaaagaaaatgcaaatatatacatgtgggaattttctCATCTTCTTAAGTTGGGTATGATCTATGTCTCaacctggtgcctcattaaaaaaccttttcaggaaaaagagcgcatccactggtgagatcctttacctcttctaactgtagtaccttcttaggttgcaggcgtgccatgatcttggAAGCTCCCGTCCGTCGAGTTCGGAcactctgtagtagccctttccgagtacttctatgactcggtatggtcctttccaattggctgccagctttccctctccgggtcgagttgttccgatgtcgtttcggattaagatgaggtcGTTTTCAGTGAAACTTCTTGGTACTACCCTTTGGTTATATCTAGAAGCCATTCGGTGTTTTAGCGCTTcttctctgatccgagctctttcctgaacctctggtagtaggtcgagttcttccctctggagttgggagtttgctctcTCATTATAATGGACTGCCCTatgcgatccttcctcaatttctactggaatcattgcctccgttccgtatgtTAGCCAGAatgggattcctttgtggtggaatgtggcgtcgttcgatatgcccataggacttgtgggagttcctctgcccaggctcccttcgcATCCTGCAATCTCTGTTTTAAccctgccaatatgactttgttggcggcttcggcctgtccgttAGCTTGGGGGGTGCTCGacagaggtgtactggtgctttatattcaagtcggctactaattttctgaagcccgcatctgtgaattgggtgccattgtctgtagttaTTGAGTACGGGACCCcaaatcttgtgacaatgtttctgtataagaattttcggcttctttgggcagtggcattggctaatggttctgcttcgatccactttgtaaagtaatctacccctactatgaggaatttaacttgccctgatccctggggaaaggggccgagaaggtcgagtccccatttcgcAAAAGGCCAAGGCgcagtcacgctgatgagttcttctggcggggcgatgtggaaattggcatgtttctgacatggtggacatgtctttacgaattctgtagattctttttgtaaagttggccagTAAAACCCTGCCCAGAGTATCTTTTTGGCAAGAgcccgtgctccgagatgattgccgtaaatgccgctgtgtacctcttctagcacttccctggtgtgggaggtcggtacgcactttagtaatggtactgagatccctcttttgtacaggatgttgtttatgatggtgtagtattgcgcctccctttttagcttctttgcttcattttcttctgcggggagcgTTCCTTTTTTGAGGTACTTAATTATGGggatcatccatccttggtcctggcctgttatggttaggactttttttgtttccgagattgatgggttctgtagcattttctggatgaggcttctattattgccccctggtttggtgctggccagttttgagagtgcgtcagctcgagcattttgctcacggggtatgtggcagatcttgtatTCCCCGATTTGTTCGAGCTGTTGCTTGGTCTTATCCAGATatcttttcatggtgggatctttggcttggtagctccctgctatctgTGATGTGACCACCTGCGAGTCACTATAAATGTTAAGTTTTCGAGCTCCCACCTCTTCAGCCAGTTTTAGACCAGCTAGCAATGCTTCGTGTTTcgcctggttatttgaagccgggaatccgaacttgagggagagctcaacttgggtttcctggttgctttctattataactcctgcgccacttcccgttttatttgaagaaccatccacataCAGATTCCACTCTATGGGGgcttctagggcatctgtgaattcggcgataaaatcggccaggtattgtgatttgatggcggtccgagcttcatattggaggtcgaattctaacagctcgactgcccattatagaattctgcctgctaaatctgttttctgcagtattccCTTTAAGGGCTGATTAGTTCGAACTTtaatggtgtgggcctggaagtaggGGCAGAGTCGCCGAGATGTTAAAACGAGAGTGtaagcaaatttttctattttctgatagttcagctcggatccctgcagtgctttgctaatgaagtagacgggttgttgcccattttcgctTTCTCGGACCAGTGCTGCTGCTACTGCCTCGtctcctactgcgagatatagtatgagtggttctccttcttgaggtcgggataggataggtggctgtcctaagaacttcttaAAGTCTTGGAACGCTTGTTCGCAGTCTGTCGTCCACtcaaactgttttccctttcttaaagtagcatagaaggggagagatcttattgcggctcctgctaagaatcgggatagggcggccaacctcccgttgagttgttgtacttcttttacgcaggttgggcttttcatgttgagtatggcctggcatttatctggatttgcttcgattcctctttgtgtgagcatgaagcccaagaatttgcctgcttctaccgcaaaggtgcattttgctggaTTGAGTCGCATATCATGCTTCCGGATAGTGTCGAACACCTGGGCTAGGTCGGTCAACAGTGTCTGTtcgttttttgttttaattagcatgtcgtccacataaacttccatgattttcccgatgtgatccgagaagactttattcatcaatctttgataagtggctcctgcgttcttaaggccgaaaggcattacgatgtagcagtagttcgcctttggcgttaaaaacgaggtcttttcctggtccggtggatacatggggatttggttgtatcctgaatacgcatccataaacgagagatatttatatccagaggaagcatctaccagggcatCAATActcgggagtgggtatggatcttttgggcaagctttgttaagatctgtgtaatcggtgcacattcgccacttcccatttgattttttcaccaaaacgacgttggctagccatagtgcgtatttgacttctcttataaatccggctTTCAGCAGTGTCTGCACTTGCtcttccatagcttgggatcgctctggcccgagttttcttcgtctctgctggactggtcgagatcctggataaaCTGCTAATTTGTGACACATTagtttagggtctatgcctggcatgtctgcggctttccatgcaaaaaGGTCGGCATTGTCTCGCAAAAATTGTATCAGCAGTTCTTTTAaatctcctttgaggattgtgccgatattagttgttttttccgaggtgtccccaatctgaattttttctatctcaccctctggttgggggcgaaactcttctcgtcgttgaactccgcccagctcgattgtgtggaactcttctctTTTACCCCAGAGGTTGAGGCTCTCGTTGTAACAGCGACGCACCATCCTCTGGTCttcttttatcgtggctatcccttttggagttgggaatttcatgcataggtgtggggTTGAGACTATTGCACCAAGTTGGTTGAGCGTGGTCCGGCCTATGAGagcgttgtaggctgagcttacgtcgactacaatgtagtctattttgagggtcctggattggtctccctttccaaaggttttatgcagtggtatgtatcctagtggccgaaccggagtgtctcctagcccgaacaaactgtttggatatgctttaagttctttttcttctaagtcaagtttatcaaaggctgttttgaataagatgtcggcagaactcccttgatcTATTAACGTCTgatgtaggttggcgtttgccaatatgatagtgataaccatgggatcgtcgtgtcctgtaaTGATGCCGGTTGTATCCTCTTTAGTGAACGTTATCGTTGGGATGTTGAGTGTTTCTTCCTCTCCTTCAacatggtatatttctttgaggtatctcttacgagaggatttggagattcctcctgctGTGaagccgccatgtatcatgtggacatgtctttctggcgtccgaggtgatcgttccgcTCGTTCagtgtcactacaagaaaacacgtctattgccacgtttttaaagcgtggcgaaaagctgaaaaaagcgtggcgatagcttttcgccacgctttttgagctaccgccacgcttttgaaagggtgacctCTTGAAGGGTGGTGGTTGctttatcgccacgcttttttcaacttatcgccacgctttttcttttgccacgctttttacaaATGGCCAcccataaaagcgtggccgtatgtgaagatatggccatgcttttaaagcttGACCATATGAGAtgtatggccacgcttttgaagcgtggcgatatagaaagatatggccacgctttcaaagcgtggcaatagagagagatatggccacacttttaaaacgtGACGATAGCGAGATATgaccacacttttaaagcgtggccatagccagagatacggccacgctttaaaagcgtggcaatagccttgtaaaatttaaaaaaaaatcctttttctgATTTTTACCTTCATCgatacaaaatataaatttttcaatTCTTTTGTTACCAAACtataaatatagtatgcaatttttattacaagacaaatcaaatacaaaataaatctcgagtttGCATAGGAAAGTGATTGTCCTGTTTACAATTTGAAAGAATTAGCAAACTTCTCACAACTGGTTGAAGAATTTAAGTTCCTATGGCGATGCCTTGTACAACAATCTATCTTAGCAATAAAATGAATATGTTCCTAACAAGTATCTCAAAACTGTAAAACTGCGGAGAGCACACTACTAATATGTTCTGCTTGGTTTAGTTCATGAAGCCGCCACAAGCTTTGGTCTGAATCATAGTTTGTAGCCTTTGAAactaaactaaacaaaacatgatatAATATGGTTCAAAAATCTCAATAGTAGTTTCTGTAGCCTGGGCTGTACATGCAACTTTCTGCATATTTGACAAGATCCTTAGGTCGAGGTAGATGAGAAACAAGACCTGTTTTACCAAACACAGCACAAAAGATATAAGTATTGAAAAGAAAACAGAGCAAAGTTGTCTGAAACTCAAAATATTTCATGAAACTAACCAAGTTCATATGCCTTGCTGCCACGTTAGCAGCAATATGTGCTGATATCTTTCTGATATTTGAGAATGGAGGGTAAATCAGTCCTTTATCATAGTTCTCCTGTGACACTTGTGTAGCCAAAGCTTCAGCTGTTGCATAAGAAGAAACCGTTAGTGAGTTCTTGGTTCTAACTTCTTGGAATTTAGATTGAattgattttagtatatttaatcTCTCTTAGCTTGAACGAACTCACAGGCTGCCAAGAGCATCTCATCGCGGACGCGGATTGCACTGGAGATGATCAAACCGAAGCCAAAACCAGGGAATATGTAAGCATTGTTGGCCTGAACAGCAATGCAGGAAGCgcgaaaaaataaaatgaaaaaataaatatataaaggtCAGCCACTGAGATGtttatattgaataacaaaatgTGTAGGTAACAAAGGTCAAATGAAACCTGTCCAGGAACAAAGACTTTTCCTTCATATTCATAAGGATCAAATGGGCTACCACTAGCAAAGATTGCTTGACCCTGCAAATTAAATTAAGATAAACAACATTAACATATAATAATGTGTGTAATCTATTCTAAATTTCTGAGGCCAATTATATAAATAGTTAGTTACCTTGCTCCATGTATAAGCTTCTTCAGCAGTGCACTCAGATTGAGATGTTGGATTGGAGAGAGCAAGAATGAGCGATTTCTACAAAAATCATACACTATCAGAGATATAATCATGTACATATCAGGAAGAATAACTAAGGAATTCTCGCAACTAAAAGTGAACATATACAAAATTTAGCAGATTTTCAGTTATTCCTTTGCCTCCACAAGCAAATACCAGGTCACTTAATATCACTTATATCCAaggaaacgaaaaagaaaaattaagaaaataagccAATTTATGTAATTAAAGTAAGCTAGATACATAAACTTGATTGCCTTGACTAATAAGGAAAAAAACAACAGTGCACAGGAACTGAACTGAAATGTGAACCAAAACAAGAGAAGAGAGAAATCAACAATTGAGATTAAAGTGAACAACATACAATTACAATtcttatcataaaaaataaatagcCAAAGAAAATTGTAAATTTCAGTGCAGGGAAGTTGTTTCTTGTCATAATCTTTGCATCATGCGCATAACTCTGCATGTAAAAGTAAACTCCCAAAGCTTGTCATTATATTCAGCACAGAATACAATGATAGATAAATAAAAGATCTTACAGATCTAATGCTCATATAATAATTACTTCAATCTAATGACTgttgtatttctttttttttatttccctttctatctaacatcaaaattaaaaaaaatatatattacaaaTAAAGTGATTTTGAACCTAGTAGTTGATAAAGTCAAGAACTTGCATACATAAGTAAAAGTGTAAAACACATAATTGAATTACATGCATCAAAATCACATCAGAACAAATTAAAACAACACTAATtccaaataattataataattaaataaaaaatctctTTTGAAATGAATGTACAAACATGGCTTATGGAGTAGCATTTGTTCCACAAATTAATGGAAGAAAAGCAGAATAGAAGAGTAGATTTTCTGTTTAGATTCTCTCAACACTTCTAAGAACAGTAAAGCTAAAAAACTCAGTAGCTACTTTTCACATATATGATCATGATAATATatatttgttattattgtttcaCATTTTCAACAAACCATAGGAAAATGGTACATAGAAGTCTAAAACTTTATCAAGAACTAAAAATGTAGACATAGTATATATATGATTGGTTCATCATTTTCTCTCATTCTTGGAGTAAAATCTCAGTACCAAGTAGAAGAAGAACCTGTAAAGAACACCCTAAGCTAGCAGGGTCAAGATATCATACCTAGTGAGTACATGAATTATGGGCTGGGTGCTGCCATCTGTCAACGGGTTAAATGGGCTGGGTATCGAATCATCACGTCCACCATGGAAGCAAGCAGCTGCACACAGTCATTAATTAAAATCACCAACATACACACATTAtttactaattaactaactatcATCACCACTTCATGCCTTTTCTCTCTTACCTGCGCAGTATATAAACCTAAGATCTGTTTCACCCCCCAATATGAATAACCAAAACTATTTAACAGAAAtaaaatcataacaaaaatagaaaatcaagAAGTTTAGGGGAAAAAAAAACCTAAACCAAATATCAAAATAGAAGAATCAGAAATAATTTTTCTAAAGAAAATCATGCTCAATAAATTTCTGTTCAATCCAAAAGAGTAAGTTAAGAATTGCACACCCCATGTCAGAAAGTACTAAAAGATGTAAAAGACAATGCAAGTCAAAATCTTATGGTAATCTAATGTTATACTGGTCTTAAAAGGATAGAAAAACCAACCATCTTGTGAAGTTATATTGATAACTCTTCAGAATATTATTCACTAAGTTATACTAGCACATTTAAAACTTCCAGCGAAAGCGAAATCAGTTATACCTCACCAATGGTTAGAGACTGCATTCTGCTCTTGGGGTCAACTCCCTGGCCAACCCAGACAAAGATTTCAGAGTGACAATCCAAGATGAATATATCTTTTGTCATTAGATCATCTTGGGAAAAATTGTATATCTCTTTCACCTGCAAACATCCCTTCAGATTAATGCATTGTAGCAGGTACAAATTGATCAGACTTTTTGCCAGCATTTTATATTGAGAGTTAGTCTTAAAAGGAAGAATAGATGGTCAAAACTTAAGAAGGGGTATCATATCCAAACTTCAAATATAGATATTTTATATTGACCAGGTTAGCCATAATTTGTTTCTATATAGCGAATATAAAATAAAGTTTGGTAATTATATGAGTTTAATTAACACCAGTGTCTAGCTAAAATATATCACAGGACATATAATCAAGTGAACAAGCATATGGACTGCCATTGCAATAACTTGATGAAAACCCAAGAATGCATCTTTCACACTCGATCAACAGTATGTCATCCCTGTTCTGTAACTATTCACTACTGATTAAgccgattttttttaattatcaaggATTTATTTTGTTTCCTATTGTACCAGTTTGAGTACCAGCTTGATTTTTGATCTTGAATAATGAATTAATGATTGCTTATACCAATACAGATAAGTCAGTGTAGGTACCTTTAAGTCTCCTCCTGGATGTTGGTCAATCAGGCAGCCCAAGAAATCATTATAAACAAGTCATCCATTTGCCTTCAAGAAGAGAGGGATCTGGGGGCGAACATAAATCTTTTCTATCAAACAAGAAAATATTCCTTACCTTTTTGAGAAGTAGTttagaaaaatcagaaaaaatgAAGAACCAGAACAGGGGCAACCTTCCATGTAGCCATTAACAAAGGTTAGTTCCTAAAATATGATATCTAGTTAGCCATCAAGATAGCAATTTTGCTAACAGAGAGAGGTGACAACAATGAACGAACAACCAAAAAACAATACACAACAACTGAATTTCTACCTTTCTAttctattattattcttttttcatCACTCATTGCCACCTATATAGAAACTAACTTCTAGATTCTAACACCAGTTAATAAGGCAAATtttaaagagaagaaaaagaaaataccatGGGGTGATTAATCCAACAACACCAATGGATTCATTGAGGACATAACTCTTGAAAGTTTCCATGGGAAGAGAAACGGATGCCTTCTGCTTAGCGTCGAGGTTCTTGGCAAGGTCAGCATAAAACTCGAAGCAACCAGCAACATCATCCTAACATAAAATCAAGCGTGAATCAGAGAATTACAGTAACAATCAGAGAGAATAAGCTAAAATTGAAGCATAATTGAAGTACCATGTCCCAGGCAGCTTCATCGAGTGGTTTTCCGCAATCAAGGGATTCAAGCTTAGCGAGGTGATCCTTTCTCTCGACGACCATGGCAGCGATGGCGCGGAGATAGCGGGCTCGGTGAGCACCGGAGGCAGAAGGCCAGTCGTTGCCTTTGTTGCGATTGAGTGCTCTTCTAGCGGCGGCGACGGCACAGTCAAAACGTGCATTGACTGTGCAAAGCAAGCGAACCTCTTGGTGTTAGGGTTTTGCCATTGCAATGCAGCGGTATGACAACGCCATATGCATGCAGTGAGGACTTCGAAGGTAGTGGAAGATTGAGCAACATGACGAGGGTGGAGGACAGAGAATGGCGGCACGGAGGAAGGAAAGGCGACCTCCGTTGGCTGACCGACACCGTGAGTAGTGAGCGCAGGGAATGCGAGCGCCAGCAGAGACGGGTTAAGGGAGACGACGGAGGGAGCGCCGGCAGAGGAGATAGTGCAAGTGTCGACGATGAGTAACAGAGTTGGGGATGAGCAACAGAGTCTGAGTGTTAGGGTTTCAAAGCATTAGTGTAAGTGTCAGGGGAGAAGAGTAAAAGAGTCTGATGAGTCTTGTAGCGTGTTGGGGAACCTTTTCGCCAGGCTTTTTTAGGGGTACCTAGATAAAAAAtatttcgccacgctttttttggGTGCCAAGATAAAAAACTTTTCGCCACGTTTAAAAAGTGTCCCTGTTTCTCtgtatggccacgcttttgaagcgtgataaaaaaaagcgtggccaaatctctaatcaattgtcaccttcataaaagcgtggccatagatccttttcgccacgctttttaagtgtagcaagaaaaaacgtggccaaatctctaatcaatcgccaccctcataaaagcatggccattgaccacttttggccacgtttttaaagcgtggc harbors:
- the LOC107620804 gene encoding NADP-dependent malic enzyme-like, coding for MYHFPMKSLILALSNPTSQSECTAEEAYTWSKGQAIFASGSPFDPYEYEGKVFVPGQANNAYIFPGFGFGLIISSAIRVRDEMLLAASEALATQVSQENYDKGLIYPPFSNIRKISAHIAANVAARHMNLVSFMKYFEFQTTLLCFLFNTYIFCAVFGKTGLVSHLPRPKDLVKYAESCMYSPGYRNYY
- the LOC110262394 gene encoding uncharacterized protein LOC110262394, yielding MHVLTVPSPPLEEHSIATKATTGLLPPVLTEPAISAPSLPWSSRERITSLSLNPLIAENHSMKLPGTWMMLLVASSFMLTLPRTSTLSRRHPFLFPWKLSRVMSSMNPLVLLD